In Cervus elaphus chromosome 3, mCerEla1.1, whole genome shotgun sequence, the following proteins share a genomic window:
- the HDAC7 gene encoding histone deacetylase 7 isoform X2, whose translation MCARGPGRPRGCVRSDGTQVSPAAPCSSAPVIGWPRPRADTPGPQPQPMDLRVGQRPPVEPPPEPTLLALQHPQRLHHHLFLAGLQPQRSAEPMRLSMDTPMPELQMGQQEQELRQLLNKDKSKRSAVASSVVKQKLAEVILKKQQAALERTVHPNSPSVPYRTLEPLETEGAARSMLSSFLPPVPSLPCDPPEHFPLRKTVSEPNLKLRYKPKKSLERRKNPLLRKESAPPSLRRRPAETLGDSSPSSSSTPASGCSSPNDSEHGPNPVLGSEALLGQRLRLQETSLAPFALLPTITLGLPAPARADGDRRTHATLGPRGPVLGSPHAHLFLPHGLEPEAGGPLPSRLQPILLLDPSVSHTPLLTVPGLGPLPFHFAQSLLTTERPSGSGLHRPLSRTRSEPLPPSATAPSLLGPLQPRLERLKPHVQLIKRSAKPSEKPRLRQIPSAEDLETDGGSVGPLRDDSLEHRESSHGQQEARGPVPLQQHQQVFLWEQQRLAGRLPRGATGDSVLLPLAPGSHRPLSRAQSSPAAPASLPTPDPASQARILPSSETPARTLPFTTGLVYDSVMLKHQCSCGDNSRHPEHAGRIQSIWSRLLERGLRSQCESLRGRKASLEELQSVHSERHVLLYGTNPLSRLKLDNGKLAGLLAQRMFVMLPCGGVGVDTDTIWNELHSSNAARWAAGSVTDLAFKVASRELKNGFAVVRPPGHHADHSTAMGFCFFNSVAIACRQLQQQGKASKILIVDWDVHHGNGTQQTFYQDPNVLYISLHRHDDGNFFPGSGAVDEVGAGSGEGFNVNVAWAGGLDPPMGDPEYLAAFRIVVMPIAREFSPDLVLVSAGFDAAEGHPPPLGGYHVSAKCFGYMTQQLMSLAGGAVVLALEGGHDLTAICDASEACVSALLGNKVDPLSEEGWKQKPNLNAIRSLEAVIRVHSEYWGCMQRLASRPDSWVHRVPGADAEEVEAVTALASLSVGILAEERTSGQLVEEEEPMNL comes from the exons ATGTGTGCTCGCGGCCCCGGCCGCCCGCGAGGGTGCGTGCGCTCAG ATGGGACCCAGGTGAGCCCAGCTGCCCCCTGCTCCAGCGCCCCCGTCATAG GCTGGCCCAGGCCCCGCGCAGACACGCCAGGCCCTCAGCCCCAGCCCATGGACCTGCGGGTGGGCCAGCGGCCCCCTGTGGAGCCCCCTCCGGAGCCCACACTGCTGGCCCTGCAGCACCCCCAGCGCCTCCACCACCACCTCTTCTTGGCGGGCCTGCAGCCCCAGCGCTCGGCAGAGCCCATGCGG ctctCAATGGACACACCGATGCCCGAGTTGCAGATGGGGCAGCAGGAACAAGAGCTGCGGCAGCTTCTCAATAAGGACAAGAGCAAACGGA GTGCCGTAGCCAGCAGTGTGGTCAAGCAGAAGCTGGCAGAGGTGATTCTGAAGAAACAACAGGCGGCCCTAGAGAGAACGGTCCATCCTAACAGCCCCAGCGTTCCCTACAG AACTCTGGAGCCCTTGGAGACGGAGGGAGCTGCCCGTTCCATGCTCAGCAGCTTCCTGCCTCCTGTTCCCAGCCTGCCTTGCGACCCCCCAGAACACTTCCCTCTGCGCAAGACAG TCTCCGAGCCCAACCTGAAGCTGCGCTACAAGCCCAAGAAGTCCCTAGAGCGGAGGAAGAACCCGCTACTCCGGAAGGAGAGTGCCCCTCCCAGCCTTCGGCGGCGGCCAGCAGAAACCCTCGGCG ACTCCTCCCCTAGTAGCAGCAGCACACCGGCATCAGGGTGCAGCTCCCCCAACGACAGCGAGCATGGCCCCAACCCCGTCCTGGGCTCTGAG GCGCTCTTGGGCCAGCGGCTGCGGCTGCAGGAGACCTCTCTGGCCCCGTTCGCCTTGCTGCCCACAATCACACTGGGGCTGCCCGCCCCTGCCAGG GCTGATGGTGACCGCAGGACCCATGCGACTCTGGGCCCTCGGGGCCCAGTCCTGGGGAGCCCCCATGCTCACCTCTTTCTGCCCCATGGCCTGGAGCCCGAGGCTGGGGGCCCCCTGCCCTCTCGCCTGCAGCCCATTCTCCTCCTGGATCCCTCAGTGTCTCACACCCCTCTGCTGACTG TGCCCGGGCTTGGGCCACTGCCCTTCCACTTTGCCCAGTCCTTACTGACCACCGAGCGGCCCTCTGGATCAGGCCTCCACCGGCCACTGAGCCGGACCCgctcagagcccctgcccccaagCGCCACTGCCCCCTCACTGCTGGGCCCCCTGCAGCCCCGCCTGGAGCGGCTCAAACCTCACGTCCAGCTGATCAAG aggtcAGCCAAGCCGAGTGAGAAGCCCCGACTGCGGCAGATACCCTCGGCTGAGGACCTCGAGACGGACGGCGGGAGCGTGGGGCCGCTGCGGGATGACAGCCTGGAACACAGGGAGTCCAGCCATGGGCAGCAGGAGGCCAGAGGCCCTGTTCCTCTCCAGCAGCACCAGCAG GTGTTCCTCTGGGAGCAGCAGCGACTGGCCGGGCGGCTCCCCCGAGGAGCCACTGGAGACTCCGTGCTGCTTCCCCTGGCCCCGGGCAGTCACCGGCCCCTGTCCAGGGCTCAGTCGTCCCCGGCCGCACCTGCCTCACTGCCGACTCCAGATCCCGCCAGCCAGGCCCGTATCCTGCCCAGCTCAGAGACCCCTGCCCGGACCCTGCCCTTCACCACGG GGCTGGTCTATGACTCGGTGATGCTGAAGCACCAGTGCTCCTGCGGGGACAATAGCAGGCACCCAGAGCACGCGGGCCGTATCCAGAGCATCTGGTCGCGGCTGCTGGAGCGGGGGCTTCGGAGCCAGTGTGAG TCTCTCCGGGGCCGGAAGGCCTCCCTGGAGGAGCTACAGTCGGTGCACTCCGAGCGGCACGTGCTCCTCTACGGCACCAACCCGCTCAGCCGCCTCAAACTGGACAACGGGAAGCTGGCAG GCCTCCTGGCACAGCGGATGTTCGTGATGCTGCCTTGTGGCGGCGTTGGG GTGGACACTGACACCATCTGGAATGAGCTGCACTCCTCCAATGCGGCCCGCTGGGCTGCTGGCAGCGTCACCGACCTCGCCTTCAAAGTGGCCTCCCGTGAGCTAAAG AACGGTTTTGCTGTGGTTCGGCCCCCAGGACACCATGCAGACCATTCCACAGCCAT GGGCTTCTGCTTCTTCAACTCAGTGGCCATCGCCTGCCGGCAGCTGCAACAGCAGGGCAAAGCCAGCAAGATCCTCATTGTGGACTGG GACGTTCACCATGGCAACGGCACCCAGCAGACCTTCTACCAGGACCCCAATGTGCTGTACATCTCCCTTCATCGCCATGACGACGGCAACTTCTTCCCTGGCAGTGGGGCTGTGGATGAG GTGGGAGCTGGCAGCGGTGAGGGCTTCAATGTCAACGTGGCCTGGGCTGGAGGTCTGGACCCCCCGATGGGGGATCCTGAGTACCTGGCTGCCTTCAG GATAGTCGTGATGCCCATCGCCCGGGAGTTCTCTCCGGACCTGGTCCTGGTGTCGGCTGGGTTTGATGCTGCCGAGGGTCACCCGCCCCCACTGGGTGGCTACCATGTTTCTGCCAAGT GTTTTGGGTACATGACTCAGCAGCTCATGAGTTTGGCCGGAGGTGCGGTGGTGCTGGCCTTGGAGGGTGGCCATGACCTCACAGCCATCTGTGATGCCTCCGAGGCCTGTGTGTCTGCTCTTCTGGGAAACAAG GTGGATCCCCTCTCAGAAGAAGGCTGGAAGCAGAAACCCAACCTCAACGCCATCCGCTCCCTGGAAGCTGTGATCCGAGTGCACA GTGAGTACTGGGGCTGCATGCAGCGCCTGGCCTCCCGTCCAGACTCCTGGGTGCACCGGGTGCCAGGGGCCGACGCAGAAGAAGTGGAGGCAGTGACGGCGCTGGCATCCCTCTCTGTGGGCATCCTGGCTGAAGAGCG GACCTCAGGGCagctggtggaggaggaggaaccCATGAATCTCTGA
- the HDAC7 gene encoding histone deacetylase 7 isoform X4, which translates to MHSPGADGTQVSPAAPCSSAPVIGWPRPRADTPGPQPQPMDLRVGQRPPVEPPPEPTLLALQHPQRLHHHLFLAGLQPQRSAEPMRLSMDTPMPELQMGQQEQELRQLLNKDKSKRSAVASSVVKQKLAEVILKKQQAALERTVHPNSPSVPYRTLEPLETEGAARSMLSSFLPPVPSLPCDPPEHFPLRKTVSEPNLKLRYKPKKSLERRKNPLLRKESAPPSLRRRPAETLGDSSPSSSSTPASGCSSPNDSEHGPNPVLGSEALLGQRLRLQETSLAPFALLPTITLGLPAPARADGDRRTHATLGPRGPVLGSPHAHLFLPHGLEPEAGGPLPSRLQPILLLDPSVSHTPLLTVPGLGPLPFHFAQSLLTTERPSGSGLHRPLSRTRSEPLPPSATAPSLLGPLQPRLERLKPHVQLIKRSAKPSEKPRLRQIPSAEDLETDGGSVGPLRDDSLEHRESSHGQQEARGPVPLQQHQQVFLWEQQRLAGRLPRGATGDSVLLPLAPGSHRPLSRAQSSPAAPASLPTPDPASQARILPSSETPARTLPFTTGLVYDSVMLKHQCSCGDNSRHPEHAGRIQSIWSRLLERGLRSQCESLRGRKASLEELQSVHSERHVLLYGTNPLSRLKLDNGKLAGLLAQRMFVMLPCGGVGVDTDTIWNELHSSNAARWAAGSVTDLAFKVASRELKNGFAVVRPPGHHADHSTAMGFCFFNSVAIACRQLQQQGKASKILIVDWDVHHGNGTQQTFYQDPNVLYISLHRHDDGNFFPGSGAVDEVGAGSGEGFNVNVAWAGGLDPPMGDPEYLAAFRIVVMPIAREFSPDLVLVSAGFDAAEGHPPPLGGYHVSAKCFGYMTQQLMSLAGGAVVLALEGGHDLTAICDASEACVSALLGNKVDPLSEEGWKQKPNLNAIRSLEAVIRVHSEYWGCMQRLASRPDSWVHRVPGADAEEVEAVTALASLSVGILAEERTSGQLVEEEEPMNL; encoded by the exons ATGCACAGCCCCGGCGCTG ATGGGACCCAGGTGAGCCCAGCTGCCCCCTGCTCCAGCGCCCCCGTCATAG GCTGGCCCAGGCCCCGCGCAGACACGCCAGGCCCTCAGCCCCAGCCCATGGACCTGCGGGTGGGCCAGCGGCCCCCTGTGGAGCCCCCTCCGGAGCCCACACTGCTGGCCCTGCAGCACCCCCAGCGCCTCCACCACCACCTCTTCTTGGCGGGCCTGCAGCCCCAGCGCTCGGCAGAGCCCATGCGG ctctCAATGGACACACCGATGCCCGAGTTGCAGATGGGGCAGCAGGAACAAGAGCTGCGGCAGCTTCTCAATAAGGACAAGAGCAAACGGA GTGCCGTAGCCAGCAGTGTGGTCAAGCAGAAGCTGGCAGAGGTGATTCTGAAGAAACAACAGGCGGCCCTAGAGAGAACGGTCCATCCTAACAGCCCCAGCGTTCCCTACAG AACTCTGGAGCCCTTGGAGACGGAGGGAGCTGCCCGTTCCATGCTCAGCAGCTTCCTGCCTCCTGTTCCCAGCCTGCCTTGCGACCCCCCAGAACACTTCCCTCTGCGCAAGACAG TCTCCGAGCCCAACCTGAAGCTGCGCTACAAGCCCAAGAAGTCCCTAGAGCGGAGGAAGAACCCGCTACTCCGGAAGGAGAGTGCCCCTCCCAGCCTTCGGCGGCGGCCAGCAGAAACCCTCGGCG ACTCCTCCCCTAGTAGCAGCAGCACACCGGCATCAGGGTGCAGCTCCCCCAACGACAGCGAGCATGGCCCCAACCCCGTCCTGGGCTCTGAG GCGCTCTTGGGCCAGCGGCTGCGGCTGCAGGAGACCTCTCTGGCCCCGTTCGCCTTGCTGCCCACAATCACACTGGGGCTGCCCGCCCCTGCCAGG GCTGATGGTGACCGCAGGACCCATGCGACTCTGGGCCCTCGGGGCCCAGTCCTGGGGAGCCCCCATGCTCACCTCTTTCTGCCCCATGGCCTGGAGCCCGAGGCTGGGGGCCCCCTGCCCTCTCGCCTGCAGCCCATTCTCCTCCTGGATCCCTCAGTGTCTCACACCCCTCTGCTGACTG TGCCCGGGCTTGGGCCACTGCCCTTCCACTTTGCCCAGTCCTTACTGACCACCGAGCGGCCCTCTGGATCAGGCCTCCACCGGCCACTGAGCCGGACCCgctcagagcccctgcccccaagCGCCACTGCCCCCTCACTGCTGGGCCCCCTGCAGCCCCGCCTGGAGCGGCTCAAACCTCACGTCCAGCTGATCAAG aggtcAGCCAAGCCGAGTGAGAAGCCCCGACTGCGGCAGATACCCTCGGCTGAGGACCTCGAGACGGACGGCGGGAGCGTGGGGCCGCTGCGGGATGACAGCCTGGAACACAGGGAGTCCAGCCATGGGCAGCAGGAGGCCAGAGGCCCTGTTCCTCTCCAGCAGCACCAGCAG GTGTTCCTCTGGGAGCAGCAGCGACTGGCCGGGCGGCTCCCCCGAGGAGCCACTGGAGACTCCGTGCTGCTTCCCCTGGCCCCGGGCAGTCACCGGCCCCTGTCCAGGGCTCAGTCGTCCCCGGCCGCACCTGCCTCACTGCCGACTCCAGATCCCGCCAGCCAGGCCCGTATCCTGCCCAGCTCAGAGACCCCTGCCCGGACCCTGCCCTTCACCACGG GGCTGGTCTATGACTCGGTGATGCTGAAGCACCAGTGCTCCTGCGGGGACAATAGCAGGCACCCAGAGCACGCGGGCCGTATCCAGAGCATCTGGTCGCGGCTGCTGGAGCGGGGGCTTCGGAGCCAGTGTGAG TCTCTCCGGGGCCGGAAGGCCTCCCTGGAGGAGCTACAGTCGGTGCACTCCGAGCGGCACGTGCTCCTCTACGGCACCAACCCGCTCAGCCGCCTCAAACTGGACAACGGGAAGCTGGCAG GCCTCCTGGCACAGCGGATGTTCGTGATGCTGCCTTGTGGCGGCGTTGGG GTGGACACTGACACCATCTGGAATGAGCTGCACTCCTCCAATGCGGCCCGCTGGGCTGCTGGCAGCGTCACCGACCTCGCCTTCAAAGTGGCCTCCCGTGAGCTAAAG AACGGTTTTGCTGTGGTTCGGCCCCCAGGACACCATGCAGACCATTCCACAGCCAT GGGCTTCTGCTTCTTCAACTCAGTGGCCATCGCCTGCCGGCAGCTGCAACAGCAGGGCAAAGCCAGCAAGATCCTCATTGTGGACTGG GACGTTCACCATGGCAACGGCACCCAGCAGACCTTCTACCAGGACCCCAATGTGCTGTACATCTCCCTTCATCGCCATGACGACGGCAACTTCTTCCCTGGCAGTGGGGCTGTGGATGAG GTGGGAGCTGGCAGCGGTGAGGGCTTCAATGTCAACGTGGCCTGGGCTGGAGGTCTGGACCCCCCGATGGGGGATCCTGAGTACCTGGCTGCCTTCAG GATAGTCGTGATGCCCATCGCCCGGGAGTTCTCTCCGGACCTGGTCCTGGTGTCGGCTGGGTTTGATGCTGCCGAGGGTCACCCGCCCCCACTGGGTGGCTACCATGTTTCTGCCAAGT GTTTTGGGTACATGACTCAGCAGCTCATGAGTTTGGCCGGAGGTGCGGTGGTGCTGGCCTTGGAGGGTGGCCATGACCTCACAGCCATCTGTGATGCCTCCGAGGCCTGTGTGTCTGCTCTTCTGGGAAACAAG GTGGATCCCCTCTCAGAAGAAGGCTGGAAGCAGAAACCCAACCTCAACGCCATCCGCTCCCTGGAAGCTGTGATCCGAGTGCACA GTGAGTACTGGGGCTGCATGCAGCGCCTGGCCTCCCGTCCAGACTCCTGGGTGCACCGGGTGCCAGGGGCCGACGCAGAAGAAGTGGAGGCAGTGACGGCGCTGGCATCCCTCTCTGTGGGCATCCTGGCTGAAGAGCG GACCTCAGGGCagctggtggaggaggaggaaccCATGAATCTCTGA
- the HDAC7 gene encoding histone deacetylase 7 isoform X3: protein MLGNHLDPDGTQVSPAAPCSSAPVIGWPRPRADTPGPQPQPMDLRVGQRPPVEPPPEPTLLALQHPQRLHHHLFLAGLQPQRSAEPMRLSMDTPMPELQMGQQEQELRQLLNKDKSKRSAVASSVVKQKLAEVILKKQQAALERTVHPNSPSVPYRTLEPLETEGAARSMLSSFLPPVPSLPCDPPEHFPLRKTVSEPNLKLRYKPKKSLERRKNPLLRKESAPPSLRRRPAETLGDSSPSSSSTPASGCSSPNDSEHGPNPVLGSEALLGQRLRLQETSLAPFALLPTITLGLPAPARADGDRRTHATLGPRGPVLGSPHAHLFLPHGLEPEAGGPLPSRLQPILLLDPSVSHTPLLTVPGLGPLPFHFAQSLLTTERPSGSGLHRPLSRTRSEPLPPSATAPSLLGPLQPRLERLKPHVQLIKRSAKPSEKPRLRQIPSAEDLETDGGSVGPLRDDSLEHRESSHGQQEARGPVPLQQHQQVFLWEQQRLAGRLPRGATGDSVLLPLAPGSHRPLSRAQSSPAAPASLPTPDPASQARILPSSETPARTLPFTTGLVYDSVMLKHQCSCGDNSRHPEHAGRIQSIWSRLLERGLRSQCESLRGRKASLEELQSVHSERHVLLYGTNPLSRLKLDNGKLAGLLAQRMFVMLPCGGVGVDTDTIWNELHSSNAARWAAGSVTDLAFKVASRELKNGFAVVRPPGHHADHSTAMGFCFFNSVAIACRQLQQQGKASKILIVDWDVHHGNGTQQTFYQDPNVLYISLHRHDDGNFFPGSGAVDEVGAGSGEGFNVNVAWAGGLDPPMGDPEYLAAFRIVVMPIAREFSPDLVLVSAGFDAAEGHPPPLGGYHVSAKCFGYMTQQLMSLAGGAVVLALEGGHDLTAICDASEACVSALLGNKVDPLSEEGWKQKPNLNAIRSLEAVIRVHSEYWGCMQRLASRPDSWVHRVPGADAEEVEAVTALASLSVGILAEERTSGQLVEEEEPMNL, encoded by the exons ATGCTTGGCAACCACCTGGATCCAG ATGGGACCCAGGTGAGCCCAGCTGCCCCCTGCTCCAGCGCCCCCGTCATAG GCTGGCCCAGGCCCCGCGCAGACACGCCAGGCCCTCAGCCCCAGCCCATGGACCTGCGGGTGGGCCAGCGGCCCCCTGTGGAGCCCCCTCCGGAGCCCACACTGCTGGCCCTGCAGCACCCCCAGCGCCTCCACCACCACCTCTTCTTGGCGGGCCTGCAGCCCCAGCGCTCGGCAGAGCCCATGCGG ctctCAATGGACACACCGATGCCCGAGTTGCAGATGGGGCAGCAGGAACAAGAGCTGCGGCAGCTTCTCAATAAGGACAAGAGCAAACGGA GTGCCGTAGCCAGCAGTGTGGTCAAGCAGAAGCTGGCAGAGGTGATTCTGAAGAAACAACAGGCGGCCCTAGAGAGAACGGTCCATCCTAACAGCCCCAGCGTTCCCTACAG AACTCTGGAGCCCTTGGAGACGGAGGGAGCTGCCCGTTCCATGCTCAGCAGCTTCCTGCCTCCTGTTCCCAGCCTGCCTTGCGACCCCCCAGAACACTTCCCTCTGCGCAAGACAG TCTCCGAGCCCAACCTGAAGCTGCGCTACAAGCCCAAGAAGTCCCTAGAGCGGAGGAAGAACCCGCTACTCCGGAAGGAGAGTGCCCCTCCCAGCCTTCGGCGGCGGCCAGCAGAAACCCTCGGCG ACTCCTCCCCTAGTAGCAGCAGCACACCGGCATCAGGGTGCAGCTCCCCCAACGACAGCGAGCATGGCCCCAACCCCGTCCTGGGCTCTGAG GCGCTCTTGGGCCAGCGGCTGCGGCTGCAGGAGACCTCTCTGGCCCCGTTCGCCTTGCTGCCCACAATCACACTGGGGCTGCCCGCCCCTGCCAGG GCTGATGGTGACCGCAGGACCCATGCGACTCTGGGCCCTCGGGGCCCAGTCCTGGGGAGCCCCCATGCTCACCTCTTTCTGCCCCATGGCCTGGAGCCCGAGGCTGGGGGCCCCCTGCCCTCTCGCCTGCAGCCCATTCTCCTCCTGGATCCCTCAGTGTCTCACACCCCTCTGCTGACTG TGCCCGGGCTTGGGCCACTGCCCTTCCACTTTGCCCAGTCCTTACTGACCACCGAGCGGCCCTCTGGATCAGGCCTCCACCGGCCACTGAGCCGGACCCgctcagagcccctgcccccaagCGCCACTGCCCCCTCACTGCTGGGCCCCCTGCAGCCCCGCCTGGAGCGGCTCAAACCTCACGTCCAGCTGATCAAG aggtcAGCCAAGCCGAGTGAGAAGCCCCGACTGCGGCAGATACCCTCGGCTGAGGACCTCGAGACGGACGGCGGGAGCGTGGGGCCGCTGCGGGATGACAGCCTGGAACACAGGGAGTCCAGCCATGGGCAGCAGGAGGCCAGAGGCCCTGTTCCTCTCCAGCAGCACCAGCAG GTGTTCCTCTGGGAGCAGCAGCGACTGGCCGGGCGGCTCCCCCGAGGAGCCACTGGAGACTCCGTGCTGCTTCCCCTGGCCCCGGGCAGTCACCGGCCCCTGTCCAGGGCTCAGTCGTCCCCGGCCGCACCTGCCTCACTGCCGACTCCAGATCCCGCCAGCCAGGCCCGTATCCTGCCCAGCTCAGAGACCCCTGCCCGGACCCTGCCCTTCACCACGG GGCTGGTCTATGACTCGGTGATGCTGAAGCACCAGTGCTCCTGCGGGGACAATAGCAGGCACCCAGAGCACGCGGGCCGTATCCAGAGCATCTGGTCGCGGCTGCTGGAGCGGGGGCTTCGGAGCCAGTGTGAG TCTCTCCGGGGCCGGAAGGCCTCCCTGGAGGAGCTACAGTCGGTGCACTCCGAGCGGCACGTGCTCCTCTACGGCACCAACCCGCTCAGCCGCCTCAAACTGGACAACGGGAAGCTGGCAG GCCTCCTGGCACAGCGGATGTTCGTGATGCTGCCTTGTGGCGGCGTTGGG GTGGACACTGACACCATCTGGAATGAGCTGCACTCCTCCAATGCGGCCCGCTGGGCTGCTGGCAGCGTCACCGACCTCGCCTTCAAAGTGGCCTCCCGTGAGCTAAAG AACGGTTTTGCTGTGGTTCGGCCCCCAGGACACCATGCAGACCATTCCACAGCCAT GGGCTTCTGCTTCTTCAACTCAGTGGCCATCGCCTGCCGGCAGCTGCAACAGCAGGGCAAAGCCAGCAAGATCCTCATTGTGGACTGG GACGTTCACCATGGCAACGGCACCCAGCAGACCTTCTACCAGGACCCCAATGTGCTGTACATCTCCCTTCATCGCCATGACGACGGCAACTTCTTCCCTGGCAGTGGGGCTGTGGATGAG GTGGGAGCTGGCAGCGGTGAGGGCTTCAATGTCAACGTGGCCTGGGCTGGAGGTCTGGACCCCCCGATGGGGGATCCTGAGTACCTGGCTGCCTTCAG GATAGTCGTGATGCCCATCGCCCGGGAGTTCTCTCCGGACCTGGTCCTGGTGTCGGCTGGGTTTGATGCTGCCGAGGGTCACCCGCCCCCACTGGGTGGCTACCATGTTTCTGCCAAGT GTTTTGGGTACATGACTCAGCAGCTCATGAGTTTGGCCGGAGGTGCGGTGGTGCTGGCCTTGGAGGGTGGCCATGACCTCACAGCCATCTGTGATGCCTCCGAGGCCTGTGTGTCTGCTCTTCTGGGAAACAAG GTGGATCCCCTCTCAGAAGAAGGCTGGAAGCAGAAACCCAACCTCAACGCCATCCGCTCCCTGGAAGCTGTGATCCGAGTGCACA GTGAGTACTGGGGCTGCATGCAGCGCCTGGCCTCCCGTCCAGACTCCTGGGTGCACCGGGTGCCAGGGGCCGACGCAGAAGAAGTGGAGGCAGTGACGGCGCTGGCATCCCTCTCTGTGGGCATCCTGGCTGAAGAGCG GACCTCAGGGCagctggtggaggaggaggaaccCATGAATCTCTGA